One segment of Theobroma cacao cultivar B97-61/B2 chromosome 9, Criollo_cocoa_genome_V2, whole genome shotgun sequence DNA contains the following:
- the LOC18590949 gene encoding heavy metal-associated isoprenylated plant protein 3 isoform X2, whose amino-acid sequence MGEKKNGNKKGGDAEKKEKGSVVLKVDCLCDGCAEKITKHIRGFEGVETVKADSSSNKVTVVGAVDPAAIKEKLEKKTKKKVDLISPQPKKDDNKEEKKEKKADKEKNPDSNNKQEKKTKEAPVTTADLKVQMKCQCQGCRDKVNKIVAETKGVQESKIDKQKGLVTVKGTMDVKALAEALKGKLKKNVEIVPPKKEKDGNKEGGEKGDGGGKNKTNNNKGGNGGGDGDGGPKMEQSRMEFIIQPESGYMPGYPGHMAGYPGYGYGYGHPHPYPLQHGHGYPGYVPGYPVSVHPPHQMFNDENPNACTIL is encoded by the exons ATGGGAGAG AAGAAGAATGGAAACAAGAAAGGAGGAGATGCagagaagaaggaaaagggTTCGGTTGTTCTGAAAGTGGATTGTCTTTGTGACGGTTGTGCCGAAAAAATCACCAAACATATTCGTGGATTTGAAG gGGTGGAGACAGTGAAAGCAGATAGCAGCTCAAACAAAGTGACAGTGGTTGGAGCTGTGGATCCGGCGGCCATTAAAGAGAAACTCGAGAAGAAAACCAAGAAGAAAGTTGACCTCATTTCTCCTCAGCCGAAGAAAGATGATaacaaagaagagaagaaagagaaaaaagctgacaaagagaaaaacccAGATTCCAATAATAAACAAGAGAAGAAAACCAAAGAG GCCCCTGTAACGACGGCGGATTTGAAGGTGCAAATGAAATGCCAGTGCCAGGGATGCAGAGATAAGGTTAACAAGATTGTCGCTGAAACCAAAG GGGTGCAAGAGTCGAAGATAGATAAGCAGAAGGGGCTGGTGACAGTAAAGGGGACTATGGATGTTAAGGCCCTGGCTGAGGCTTTGAAGGGCAAACTCAAGAAGAATGTTGAGATTGTGCCGcctaagaaagagaaagatggCAACAAGGAGGGTGGCGAGAAGGGTGATGGCGGCGGGAAGAACAAAACCAACAACAACAAAGGTGGCAATGGTGGTGGAGATGGTGATGGTGGTCCTAAGATGGAACAGAGCAGAATGGAGTTTATAATTCAACCCGAATCGGGATACATGCCTGGTTACCCTGGACACATGGCCGGTTATCCTGGATACGGGTATGGATACGGGCACCCGCACCCTTACCCCCTCCAGCACGGGCATGGTTATCCCGGGTACGTGCCGGGCTACCCGGTCTCTGTTCATCCACCACACCAGATGTTTAATGATGAGAATCCTAATGCTTGTACCATTTTGTGA
- the LOC18590949 gene encoding heavy metal-associated isoprenylated plant protein 3 isoform X1, translated as MGCSLSMLQKKNGNKKGGDAEKKEKGSVVLKVDCLCDGCAEKITKHIRGFEGVETVKADSSSNKVTVVGAVDPAAIKEKLEKKTKKKVDLISPQPKKDDNKEEKKEKKADKEKNPDSNNKQEKKTKEAPVTTADLKVQMKCQCQGCRDKVNKIVAETKGVQESKIDKQKGLVTVKGTMDVKALAEALKGKLKKNVEIVPPKKEKDGNKEGGEKGDGGGKNKTNNNKGGNGGGDGDGGPKMEQSRMEFIIQPESGYMPGYPGHMAGYPGYGYGYGHPHPYPLQHGHGYPGYVPGYPVSVHPPHQMFNDENPNACTIL; from the exons ATGGGTTGTTCTTTGTCCATGTTACAGAAGAAGAATGGAAACAAGAAAGGAGGAGATGCagagaagaaggaaaagggTTCGGTTGTTCTGAAAGTGGATTGTCTTTGTGACGGTTGTGCCGAAAAAATCACCAAACATATTCGTGGATTTGAAG gGGTGGAGACAGTGAAAGCAGATAGCAGCTCAAACAAAGTGACAGTGGTTGGAGCTGTGGATCCGGCGGCCATTAAAGAGAAACTCGAGAAGAAAACCAAGAAGAAAGTTGACCTCATTTCTCCTCAGCCGAAGAAAGATGATaacaaagaagagaagaaagagaaaaaagctgacaaagagaaaaacccAGATTCCAATAATAAACAAGAGAAGAAAACCAAAGAG GCCCCTGTAACGACGGCGGATTTGAAGGTGCAAATGAAATGCCAGTGCCAGGGATGCAGAGATAAGGTTAACAAGATTGTCGCTGAAACCAAAG GGGTGCAAGAGTCGAAGATAGATAAGCAGAAGGGGCTGGTGACAGTAAAGGGGACTATGGATGTTAAGGCCCTGGCTGAGGCTTTGAAGGGCAAACTCAAGAAGAATGTTGAGATTGTGCCGcctaagaaagagaaagatggCAACAAGGAGGGTGGCGAGAAGGGTGATGGCGGCGGGAAGAACAAAACCAACAACAACAAAGGTGGCAATGGTGGTGGAGATGGTGATGGTGGTCCTAAGATGGAACAGAGCAGAATGGAGTTTATAATTCAACCCGAATCGGGATACATGCCTGGTTACCCTGGACACATGGCCGGTTATCCTGGATACGGGTATGGATACGGGCACCCGCACCCTTACCCCCTCCAGCACGGGCATGGTTATCCCGGGTACGTGCCGGGCTACCCGGTCTCTGTTCATCCACCACACCAGATGTTTAATGATGAGAATCCTAATGCTTGTACCATTTTGTGA